Part of the Tolypothrix sp. PCC 7910 genome, TCTTGTAGAGCAGCTTTGTAATTTAGCCTAGCTGGGTCAAGACGAATTTCTGCGGCTAGTTGTTTGAAGTGGGGGTCTAGCCAAGGACGGATCAGGTTGAGATTGCTGGTACTGAGGTACAATGCCCCGAGAACAGCTTCAAAAGCATCTGCTAGCCGAGATTCTTGACCAACTTTATCAGCAGTCGCACTACCAGCAACTAATAAATAAAGTTCCAAACCATATTCTCTGGCTAACTGGGCCAAAATGCGATCGCTTACCAGCACCGAACGAATTGCGGCAAAATCCCCCACCGGACAATCTGGATAATGTTCCCACAACACAATAGCTGCGACTAGCCGCACCACAGCATCACCAACAAATTCCAACTGTTCATAATTTGCTGACTCAGAGACAGTGGGATGAGTTAGCGCTAAGTCC contains:
- the rnc gene encoding ribonuclease III, which translates into the protein MSLAYPRRQRQLENLVKKLGLPKEAPIQWHLLDLALTHPTVSESANYEQLEFVGDAVVRLVAAIVLWEHYPDCPVGDFAAIRSVLVSDRILAQLAREYGLELYLLVAGSATADKVGQESRLADAFEAVLGALYLSTSNLNLIRPWLDPHFKQLAAEIRLDPARLNYKAALQEWTQAQFKVLPEYRVVEVTQPHRNQERFLAEVWLHGKQLGQGKGRSIKAAEQAAAKVAFLSITNPE